Genomic segment of Geminocystis herdmanii PCC 6308:
ATTCCTTAACTAAGGGGGGAGTAAATACTGAGAATAATTCCTTAACTAAGGGGGGAGTAAATACTGAGAATAATTCCTTAACTCTTTCCAAGGGGGGATTAAGGGGGGATCGAAATTATGGGGTAACGGATAAGGAAGAAAGGGAAAATTTACGGGCAGAAATTGATGCGATCGTGGGGCATTTATACGGTTTAAATGAGGTAGAATTTAAGCATATTTTAAGTACCTTTCCCATTGTCAAAGATGACATTAAGGAGAAAACTTTAAAGGCTTTTTTAGCTTACAGCACTGAGGAAAATAGAGATTACAGAGTTACAGACAGAACTGTTAAGGATACAGTATTGCTTTTCTCATAATGTTTGATAAAACGGCTCTTCTACAGTAGTTATGATAAATTAATCGTAAATGTGAGGCAAAAGGCAAAAGGCAAAAGGCAAAGGTCATAAATTATGATAGTTTATTAATAAGAGATGAAATCATTCTTGTTTCTTCTTTTAAATTTTCTAAAATCAATTCTACCTCTTTTTCCGTGCATAAATGAACTCTAGTCGCTAAGATCAAAAAAGTTTGTAATTCATTAACTGAACCTTGTGCAATGTTTAAAAAACGTTTATAATCACCAGGGGATCTTCGTCCATAACCTTCTGATATATTTGCTGGTATAGATGATGAGGCTCTTCTTATTTGTTGAATCATGCCATATAATTCTTCTTTGGGAAATTTTTGGGTAAGGAAAAAGCATTTTTCGGCTATTATCATCCCTTTTTGCCAAATTATTAAATCTTTAAAGTCTTTTAAGTACTCATGCAAAATAGATTGTGAATTTTAAAATTAATTAAAATAACTTACATCTTTGTTGCCTCTTGCCTTTTGCCTTTTGCCTTTCATAAAGTAAACATACAATTAATTTTGCCTACTCACTTATGTCTGACATTTTCTATTCCCAAAAATAAAAAAATAAAATTAACTTTTGCCATTTGCCATTTGCCTTTTGCCTACCTCCACCAATAATTTATCATACTCAAAGTCGAAGAGCCGATAAAACTAACATATGCTATGAAAATCTCATCAAGTTTTCGCAAAAAAGTCAACCTAAAAACGATTAAAATATATTAATTCGTAAACTTGGCTCAATCATAAATAATATATTCTAGGAGAATCAATCATGACTGACAATTGGGAAAATCAAGAACATGAGCAATCTAACCAGTCTGCTCTAAAACTAGCTAATCAATCTACTTTAATGTATGGTAATCGTCCGATCGAACCTAGTCACTTAGAAATTTCTAGTACATATACAACCGTGGGTAGTTTACGCCCTATTACCAAAAGTGGCTTAGATATTAAAGGTATGTTAACTTTATCAGGTTGTCGTCCCATCGTGGCTAGTCACCTTAAAATTAGTCAAGAGTTTAAAGTTATGGGTAATCGTCCTGTAGCGTCTAATCATATTGACGATGTTTTACTTTTAATGGGCTACTTAGATTAATTAACAATTAGCAATTAACAATTAACAATTACTTCTTACTTATTACTCCTTACTCATTCTTAAACAAACATAGAATTAATAATATCCTGATAATGACTGGTGATGACAGGGCGTTTAATTTTTAGGGTTTGTGTCATCATACCATTGTCCATAGAAAAAGGCTCTAAAATGAGCTTAAATGCCCCAATTCGATCATCTGGGCGGTATCCTGCTCTGTTTTTGACTTCACGGGCTAATTCTTGTTTATAAAGGCTTAAAACCTCTTTTGCGTAAAGATCACTATTTTCAATCATATCCATAGTTGCAGAAGCATCAGGAAAAGTTAGATTGAGATTTTGTGATTGCGCCCATTTTTGCAACGCATCGAGATTCGGTACGATTAACGCTCCTAAGTACTTTTGATCTTGTCCTACTACCATAATTTGATCAATGTAAGGACTACGCACACAAGCATCCTCAAGGGGTTGCGGTTCAATGTTTTCACCATTACTTAGTACGATCGTATCCTTTGCCCTGCCGGTGATAACTAAATCATTTTGCGGAGTCACCATACCTAAATCTCCACTGTCAAACCATCCCTCGCTATCGATAGCCTTAGCGGTGGCTTCGGGATTTTTATAGTAACCCTGCATAACTTGAGTGCCTTTGATACATACCAAGCCGATTTTTCCGACGGGTAAGGTTTTCT
This window contains:
- a CDS encoding four helix bundle protein; the encoded protein is MHEYLKDFKDLIIWQKGMIIAEKCFFLTQKFPKEELYGMIQQIRRASSSIPANISEGYGRRSPGDYKRFLNIAQGSVNELQTFLILATRVHLCTEKEVELILENLKEETRMISSLINKLS